The segment TTTGGGTGCTGCTGTCAGGGCGAACCAGCAAACACCGCGTCTGGTGCATGGCGATGATCATGGCGGTTTCGGCGTTTGCGTTTGTGCCGTTTCTGTCGACCGGCGACTGGATCGGGTTTGCGGTGATCTGTGTGGTTACCGGTGCGGCATTGGGGGCGGACTTGGCGCTACCACCGGCCATTCAGGCCGATGTCGATGACTGGGACCGGTACCGGTTTCATGCCAGCCGGACCGGGGTTCTGTTTGCGCTTTGGAACATGACCAACAAGCTTGCGATGGCGTTGGCGGCGGGGATTGCCCTGCCGATTTTGGGGGCTTTTGGCCTTACCGATGGGGGCACTGAAAATTCCGCGGCTTTGATCGCACTTGTCATGATCTATGCGGTGCTGCCCATCGTATTGAAAGCAGGAGCAATCGGGATGATGTGGCGTTTTCCATTGGATCGTGTGCATCAGGTTGCCATTCGTCGGCGTCTGGCTCGCCGCACCTTCTGATCCTTGTATCCTTTGCGGGAGAAAGCTGATGCTGCGATCTATTACGGCGCTTGTGATGGTTTTGATACTTACCGGGTGTGGGTCAATGAAACCGCAGGATTTTGCGCAAAAAGAGCCCCGCTTCGATGTATTTGAATACTTCGAAGGCAATAGTCGGGCCTGGGGAATTTTTGAGGACCGGTTCGGAAAGCTGCGTCGTCAGTTCACGGTCGATATCACCGGGACCATCAATGATGGCGTTCTGACGCTGGAAGAAGATTTTCTGTATGACGATGGTGAACAGGACCGCCGTGTATGGATAATCCGCAAGACCGGTGAGCATAGCCTGAGCGGGGAGGCCGATGACATCATCGGCACGGCCGCGGGCGTGCAGTATGGCAATGCACTGAACTGGAGCTATGAAATGGACCTGAAGGTCGGTGACGGTAGCTGGCGGGTCAGTTTCGATGACTGGATGTTTTTGCAGGGCGACGGGGTTCTTGTGAACCGGGCACGCGTGCGCAAATGGGGGTTCGAGATCGGTGAAGTCACCCTGTTCTTTACGAAACAGCCATCCGTGCTGCGAGCCGCCGAATAAACCAGCCCAGCACCGGAATGCGCGCGTAAAAGGCCATGCCGGAATCCCAGTGATCGACATGGGATGAAATGCGCGTGCCGTCATCGGAAAACGTTACCGCCGACATGCCGGTGACATCCCAATTCCCCAGAACCGAAATCCTGGCCGTAAAGCGCCAGCGCAGAAAACCGAGATCGT is part of the Thalassospira lucentensis genome and harbors:
- a CDS encoding DUF3833 domain-containing protein; the encoded protein is MKPQDFAQKEPRFDVFEYFEGNSRAWGIFEDRFGKLRRQFTVDITGTINDGVLTLEEDFLYDDGEQDRRVWIIRKTGEHSLSGEADDIIGTAAGVQYGNALNWSYEMDLKVGDGSWRVSFDDWMFLQGDGVLVNRARVRKWGFEIGEVTLFFTKQPSVLRAAE